A single genomic interval of Terriglobus albidus harbors:
- the folK gene encoding 2-amino-4-hydroxy-6-hydroxymethyldihydropteridine diphosphokinase has protein sequence MPKAAIALGSNLGDRQEHLSQAIQQLSTFGQVLAVSTFRDTAPVGYLDQPHFLNGACLLETGLTPLILLREMLEIERKMGRNRAIVPQKGPRVLDLDLLLYDDLVLHEHGLTLPHPAMHERLFVLEPLAEIAPEWVHPVLHSTIAELRDSLS, from the coding sequence ATGCCTAAAGCGGCGATTGCCCTTGGCTCCAATCTCGGTGACCGGCAGGAACACTTATCCCAGGCAATTCAGCAACTTAGTACGTTTGGCCAGGTTCTCGCCGTCTCTACCTTCCGCGATACCGCCCCAGTCGGCTATCTGGACCAGCCCCACTTCCTGAACGGCGCCTGCCTGCTGGAAACGGGGTTAACTCCTTTGATTCTCCTGCGGGAAATGCTCGAAATCGAGCGCAAAATGGGGCGAAATCGCGCGATTGTGCCGCAAAAAGGCCCTCGTGTGCTCGATCTCGATCTTTTGCTTTACGACGATCTCGTCCTGCACGAGCATGGGCTCACTCTTCCCCACCCGGCGATGCATGAGCGGCTCTTTGTACTTGAGCCGTTGGCAGAGATCGCTCCGGAGTGGGTCCATCCGGTATTACATAGCACCATCGCGGAGCTCCGCGATTCTCTTAGCTAG
- the tgt gene encoding tRNA guanosine(34) transglycosylase Tgt, with translation MSLSFELLKESGPARRATLTLPHGEVETPVFMPVGTAASVKAVPQDVMETNGAEGKGAGIILANTYHLYLRPGHELIRRAGGVHKFMSWNRAMLTDSGGFQVFSLSELRKVTPDGVEFRSHHDGSKHFFSPEHSMEVQIALGADIMMAFDECVETPATWERTKESMGLTHAWAQRSLDYWKEHRHEVPWHNELDGSHQSLFGIVQGGMYKDLRAESAERLVEMDFPGYAIGGLAVGEAREVTREMIAHTLEYLPKDKPRYVMGVGYPDEIVEYARMGVDMMDCVLPTRAGRHGLLFTSQGRLNIKNKQYAEDQNPPDPACNCMVCRRYTRAYLRHLMHTGEPLALTLASEHNLAFYLDQMQALRNEFDQAE, from the coding sequence GTGTCCCTTAGCTTTGAGCTCCTGAAAGAATCCGGCCCTGCGCGCCGGGCCACCCTGACCTTGCCTCACGGTGAGGTAGAAACCCCGGTCTTCATGCCAGTCGGCACAGCGGCCTCCGTCAAAGCCGTCCCGCAGGATGTCATGGAGACCAACGGAGCTGAAGGCAAAGGCGCGGGCATCATTCTCGCTAACACCTATCACCTCTATCTCCGCCCGGGACACGAGCTGATCCGCCGCGCCGGCGGAGTGCACAAGTTCATGAGTTGGAACCGCGCCATGCTCACCGACTCCGGCGGCTTTCAGGTCTTCAGCCTGAGCGAGCTGCGCAAAGTCACTCCCGATGGCGTCGAATTCCGCTCGCATCATGATGGATCAAAGCACTTCTTCTCGCCCGAACACTCCATGGAGGTCCAGATCGCGCTCGGCGCAGACATCATGATGGCCTTCGACGAGTGCGTCGAAACCCCAGCCACATGGGAGCGCACCAAAGAGTCGATGGGACTGACCCATGCCTGGGCGCAGCGATCGCTGGATTACTGGAAAGAACATCGTCATGAGGTGCCGTGGCATAACGAGCTCGACGGCAGTCACCAGTCGCTCTTCGGCATCGTGCAGGGAGGCATGTATAAGGACCTCCGTGCCGAATCAGCCGAGAGGCTTGTCGAGATGGATTTCCCCGGCTATGCCATCGGCGGGCTCGCGGTCGGTGAAGCGCGTGAGGTCACGCGCGAGATGATCGCGCATACGCTGGAATATCTCCCCAAAGACAAGCCGCGCTATGTGATGGGCGTTGGCTATCCCGACGAGATCGTCGAGTACGCCCGTATGGGTGTCGACATGATGGACTGCGTGCTGCCCACACGCGCCGGCCGGCACGGCCTTCTCTTCACCAGCCAGGGACGCCTGAATATCAAGAACAAGCAGTACGCCGAAGATCAGAACCCTCCTGATCCGGCATGTAATTGCATGGTCTGCCGGCGCTATACGCGTGCCTATCTGCGGCACCTGATGCACACCGGAGAGCCGCTGGCTCTTACGCTGGCGAGTGAACACAACCTCGCCTTCTATTTGGACCAAATGCAGGCGCTGCGAAACGAATTCGATCAAGCGGAATGA
- a CDS encoding EAL domain-containing protein, producing the protein MYINLAKREQRRRTISGLLEGDIPFGFHYQPIVDLERGLVTGYEALARFPAEIASSPDQVFQAAGDLGRRADLESVVLRNAFWERSKLPPKCFLTINVGPSLLLSRQWQQLLKEIGHFGGTVFEITEDEPIHDYSILRSRLDQIREAGGHVAVDDTGAGYASLKHVMELRPNFIKLDRFFVGGCHKEPARSSLIEMMGTMASRIDATIIAEGVETASELEELIHLGVSLAQGYYLGKPSAEMLPLPPLQAEAIRTRAEARQQGNLWGVIDSCFTCFDADTAATYLDANDEAHVVLLVDERNRPSGIIERHSLIGIRHLVQPMKVQRESDLRAVLQRCLSRAPAYRFDPVVVIGADGRAAGVATVDRMVKFVLENGPLLDMRAAEVRALMGPGDRDTKAGTSGC; encoded by the coding sequence ATGTACATCAACCTCGCCAAGCGCGAGCAGCGGCGGCGCACGATTTCAGGTTTGCTCGAAGGCGATATTCCATTCGGCTTTCACTACCAGCCAATCGTCGATCTTGAACGCGGTCTTGTTACCGGCTACGAAGCGCTCGCACGCTTTCCTGCCGAAATCGCCTCGTCGCCGGATCAGGTCTTTCAGGCGGCCGGCGATCTCGGAAGACGTGCGGATCTGGAGAGCGTCGTTCTGCGGAATGCTTTTTGGGAGCGGTCGAAGCTTCCGCCGAAATGCTTTCTCACCATCAATGTAGGCCCGTCTCTGCTGCTCTCGCGGCAATGGCAGCAGCTATTAAAAGAGATCGGGCACTTCGGTGGAACCGTCTTTGAGATCACTGAAGACGAGCCCATTCACGATTACTCCATCCTCCGCTCCCGTCTCGATCAGATCCGTGAAGCCGGCGGCCACGTTGCGGTGGACGATACCGGCGCCGGATACGCCAGTCTGAAGCACGTCATGGAGCTGCGTCCCAACTTCATCAAGCTCGACCGGTTCTTTGTCGGCGGTTGTCACAAAGAGCCGGCGCGTTCCTCGCTGATCGAGATGATGGGCACCATGGCCAGCCGCATTGACGCCACGATCATCGCCGAAGGTGTGGAGACGGCAAGCGAGCTGGAAGAGCTGATTCATCTTGGTGTTTCGCTGGCTCAGGGCTACTATCTCGGCAAACCCTCCGCGGAGATGCTGCCTCTCCCTCCCCTGCAGGCCGAAGCCATTCGCACGCGGGCAGAGGCCAGACAGCAAGGCAACCTGTGGGGCGTGATCGACAGCTGCTTCACCTGTTTCGACGCGGACACAGCCGCAACCTACCTTGACGCGAACGACGAAGCGCATGTCGTCCTGCTGGTAGACGAGCGGAATCGTCCCTCCGGCATCATTGAGCGGCACTCCCTGATCGGCATTCGCCATCTGGTCCAGCCGATGAAGGTTCAGCGGGAAAGCGATCTGCGTGCAGTGCTCCAACGCTGCCTCAGCAGAGCTCCGGCCTACCGTTTCGACCCGGTCGTCGTCATTGGAGCCGACGGACGGGCGGCAGGTGTGGCTACCGTGGACCGGATGGTGAAGTTCGTCCTGGAAAACGGCCCCCTGCTCGATATGCGCGCGGCGGAGGTGCGGGCGCTGATGGGTCCGGGAGACAGGGATACGAAGGCAGGTACCTCCGGGTGTTAA
- the yajC gene encoding preprotein translocase subunit YajC — MTVSAPVSAMILQIAQGSSLVTMLPIVLMIAVFYFLLILPNQRKQKKWQQMLGDLKAGDRVTTSGGIKGVILSVKDDSLILRVAPDNLKLEFAKSAIASVTTGEEEK; from the coding sequence TTGACCGTATCCGCACCTGTCTCAGCCATGATCCTGCAGATTGCCCAGGGATCCTCTCTGGTTACGATGCTGCCTATCGTTCTTATGATTGCTGTCTTCTACTTCCTGCTGATTCTTCCGAATCAGCGCAAGCAGAAGAAGTGGCAGCAGATGCTGGGTGATCTCAAGGCCGGCGACCGCGTTACAACCTCCGGCGGCATCAAGGGCGTCATCCTGTCGGTAAAAGACGATTCGCTGATCCTGCGCGTCGCTCCCGACAACCTGAAGCTCGAGTTTGCCAAGAGCGCCATTGCCAGCGTTACGACCGGCGAGGAAGAAAAGTAG